The Camelina sativa cultivar DH55 unplaced genomic scaffold, Cs unpScaffold00532, whole genome shotgun sequence genome contains a region encoding:
- the LOC104773380 gene encoding protein SIEVE ELEMENT OCCLUSION B-like: MESLIKSQHAQQLAGHNSSTGKNTSTDMMPATGLAMSSDENMMLKLIQQTHSPDAREVQVRGLLSLVEDILDRATLDSQDTNASMLPLPTEDKLMQSSMMSVLDSVSYAIDRVACEIAYKSLTGSDAHEITMSVFEHLSSFHWDGKLVLTLAAFALNYGEFWLLVQFYSKNQLAKSLAMLKLVPVQNRVTLESVSQGLNDLIREMKSVTACVVELSELPDRYITPDVPQLSKILSTIPIAVYWTIRSVVACISQINMITAMGHEMMNTQMDLWETSMLANKLKNIHDHLAETLRLCYRHIEKQRSAESLKVLHSLFDTTHIDNMKILTALIHPKSDISPLQDGMTKRKVHLDVLRRKTVLLLISDLNILLDELSIFEQIYTESRRNLVGVDGKSHMPYEVVWVPIVDPIEDYERSPNLQKKFEALRQDMPWYTVDSPKLIERHVVEFVRGRWHFMNKPILVVIDPQGNEASLNALHMIWIWGTEAFPFTRSREEELWRKETFSLNLIIDGIDSVIFNWINPDNYIFLYGGDDLDWIRRFTMAAKATAKDSNVKLEMAYVGKRNHSHREQTRRISEVIRSENLSHSWAEPPLMWFFWTRLESMLYSKIQLGKADDHDEVMQGIKKILSYDKLGGWALLSKGPEIIMIVHGAIERTVTVYDRTWKTHVPTKGYTKAMYDHHHDEILRETGKPCGHFDFHITARSGRIPEKMNCFECQRPMEKYMSFACCHDEKFHEDENYNF; encoded by the exons ATGGAGTCGCTTATCAAGTCCCAGCACGCTCAGCAGCTGGCGGGTCACAACAGTTCAACCGGTAAAAATACTTCCACGGACATGATGCCGGCGACTGGACTGGCGATGTCATCGGACGAAAACATGATGCTGAAACTGATCCAACAAACCCACTCCCCAGATGCTCGCGAAGTCCAAGTGCGTGGCCTTCTCTCTCTCGTTGAGGATATTCTCGACCGTGCCACCCTTGACTCTCAAGACACCAACGCCTCC ATGCTTCCGTTGCCCACTGAGGATAAACTGATGCAGTCAAGCATGATGAGCGTTCTAGATAGTGTCTCCTATGCTATTGATCGCGTAGCCTGCGAG ATAGCCTACAAATCTTTGACGGGATCAGACGCGCACGAGATAACAATGTCAGTGTTCGAGCACCTCTCAAGCTTCCACTGGGACGGCAAGCTCGTCCTGACTCTAGCCGCGTTTGCGTTGAACTACGGAGAGTTCTGGCTTCTGGTCCAGTTCTACTCAAAGAACCAGCTTGCTAAGTCCCTAGCTATGCTCAAACTCGTCCCTGTGCAGAACAGAGTGACCCTCGAGTCTGTGTCCCAAGGTCTCAATGATCTCATCCGAGAGATGAAGAGCGTCACGGCATGTGTAGTGGAACTTAGCGAGTTACCTGATCGGTACATTACACCAGACGTTCCTCAGCTGTCGAAAATCCTCTCTACAATCCCAATTGCGGTCTACTGGACCATAAGAAGCGTAGTGGCTTGCATTTCTCAGATCAACATGATCACTGCCATGGGGCACGA GATGATGAACACTCAAATGGATTTATGGGAAACATCCATGTTAGCTAACAAGCTAAAGAACATTCATGACCATCTCGCTGAGACCTTGAGGCTTTGTTATCGTCACATAG AGAAGCAGAGGAGCGCAGAGTCCTTAAAGGTGTTGCATTCCCTATTTGACACCACTCACATTGATAACATGAAGATTCTGACGGCCTTGATTCATCCCAAATCCGACATCTCTCCATTGCAAGATGGGATGACCAAGAGAAAG GTTCACTTGGATGTGTTGAGGAGGAAGACAGTGTTGCTGCTCATCTCTGATCTCAACATACTACTAGACGAGCTATCGATTTTTGAGCAAATCTACACAGAGTCAAGGAGGAACTTGGTCGGAGTCGACGGTAAGAGTCATATGCCTTACGAGGTTGTCTGGGTCCCAATCGTCGATCCTATTGAAGACTATGAGAGATCTCCAAATCTACAGAAGAAATTTGAGGCTCTCCGACAAGATATGCCATG GTACACAGTGGATAGCCCGAAGCTGATAGAGAGACATGTGGTGGAGTTTGTGAGAGGGAGGTGGCATTTCATGAACAAGCCGATACTTGTGGTGATTGATCCACAAGGCAACGAGGCTAGTCTCAATGCGCTTCACATGATCTGGATTTGGGGAACTGAAGCTTTCCCATTCACTAGGTCTCGTGAGGAAGAGCTCTGGAGGAAAGAGACTTTCTCGCTTAACCTCATCATCGATGGCATCGACTCTGTCATTTTCAACTGG ATAAACCCGGATAATTACATTTTCTTGTACGGAGGAGATGACTTGGACTGGATAAGGAGATTCACTATGGCGGCCAAAGCAACGGCTAAAGATTCCAACGTGAAGCTAGAGATGGCTTATGTCGGAAAACGAAACCATAGTCACAGGGAACAGACAAGGCGTATCAGTGAAGTAATCAGGTCTGAAAATCTCAGCCACAGCTGGGCCGAGCCACCCTTGATGTGGTTCTTCTGGACTAGGCTCGAGAGCATGTTGTACTCCAAGATTCAACTCGGTAAAGCCGATGATCATGACGAG GTGATGCAAGGAATCAAGAAGATACTGAGCTACGACAAGCTTGGAGGATGGGCACTGCTCAGCAAAGGACCTGAGATCATTATGATCGTTCACGGTGCCATAGAAAGGACTGTGACCGTTTACGACCGGACCTGGAAAACCCATGTTCCGACCAAAGGCTACACCAAAGCAATGTACGACCACCACCACGATGAGATCCTCCGGGAAACCGGAAAGCCTTGTGGCCACTTTGATTTCCACATCACTGCTCGGAGCGGTCGTATTCCGGAAAAGATGAATTGCTTTGAGTGTCAGCGTCCGATGGAGAAGTACATGAGCTTCGCTTGTTGTCACGATGAAAAGTTCCACGAAGACGAGAACTATAACTTCTAA
- the LOC104773381 gene encoding protein SIEVE ELEMENT OCCLUSION A, which translates to MAQRFQLNPKALPTADPLKRVSLIPRSTEQKLAENSDERRPVVPRTHEEKPFGDQTNDHHVAAPAEHNKVMDHETEKLGSHVPKTAAHHPHPSEDLVDANSRHSLVPRSLGHNSLGGRFGPGKKQAFHKNGRPMFSLSDDRVMADRVLTTHTPDMFFFDVISLLAVVDDIFKSHVPSIDASAPKPPLVFKDYADHTSFETFADLIDQIACEIDCKCLHGGESHGMMTSGLHLDSRNTTTFSVLSLVSKYRWDAKLVLVLAALAVKYGVFLLLAETHATNQLTKSLALIKQLPSIFSRQNALHQRLEKTRTLMQDMVDLTTTIIHIYQLPPNHITAAFTDHVPTAVYWIVRCVLICASHISGVSGFKQDQIMSFMEVSEIHENSERLRKINAYLLEQLKKSKSTIEEGIIEEEYQELIQTFTTIIHVDVIPPLLRLLRPIDFLYHGAGASKRRVGINVLTQKHVLLLVSDLENIEKELYILESLYTEAWQQSFEILWVPVQDFWTEADDAKFEALHMNMRWYVLGEPRKLRRAAMRFVREWWGFKNRPILVALDPKGQVMSTNAFPMVWIWQPFAHPFTTARERDLWSEQEWSLEFLIDGTDPHSLNQLVDGKYICLYGGEDLQWIKNFTSLWRNVARAANIQLEMVYVGKRNPKNGIQPIINTIRDENLSHTLPDLFQIWFFWTRIESMWESKQRMLKARGTKGREGFKDGLKEEEKDLVLQEVVAMLGYGGEGDGWGLVSKASDLMVRAKGNLFSRGLAEYDEWEVNIPTKGFLPALNDHLLMRLPPHHCTRFMLPETAGIIPNEVECTECRRTMEKYYLYQCCLE; encoded by the exons ATGGCTCAACGCTTTCAACTGAACCCGAAAGCCCTCCCAACGGCCGACCCTCTCAAAAGGGTTTCTCTTATCCCAAGATCTACCGAGCAGAAGCTGGCTGAGAACTCTGATGAGAGGCGTCCTGTAGTCCCCAGAACTCACGAAGAAAAACCCTTTGGTGATCAAACAAATGATCACCATGTTGCTGCTCCTGCGGAACACAATAAGGTGATGGATCATGAGACTGAGAAGCTCGGTTCCCATGTCCCTAAGACTGCAGCACATCATCCTCACCCATCTGAGGATCTCGTTGATGCTAATAGTAGACATTCTTTAGTTCCGAGATCACTGGGTCACAATTCGCTCGGTGGAAGATTTGGACCGGGAAAGAAACAAGCTTTCCATAAAAATGGCAGACCCATGTTTTCACTTTCTGATGACCGAGTCATGGCTGATAGAGTCTTGACAACTCATACTCCAGACATGTTCTTCTTTGATGTCATATCACTTCTCGCCGTTGTTGATGACATCTTCAAGTCTCATGTCCCATCCATTGACGCCTCTGCTCCTAAG CCGCCACTAGTATTCAAGGACTACGCTGATCATACCTCCTTTGAAACTTTCGCGGATCTCATCGACCAAATCGCTTGCGAG ATCGACTGCAAGTGTCTCCATGGCGGTGAATCTCACGGAATGATGACATCAGGGCTTCATTTAGATAGTCGCAATACGACAACGTTCTCTGTTCTGTCCCTGGTCTCTAAATACCGTTGGGATGCTAAGCTAGTCCTTGTCCTAGCTGCATTGGCCGTGAAATACGGTGTTTTCCTACTCCTCGCAGAGACACACGCGACAAACCAGCTCACTAAGTCTCTAGCTCTTATCAAACAGCTCCCTAGCATCTTCTCTAGGCAGAACGCTCTGCACCAGCGTCTCGAAAAGACCCGAACTCTGATGCAAGACATGGTTGATCTCACCACTACTATCATCCATATCTATCAACTCCCACCAAACCACATCACAGCAGCGTTTACCGACCATGTCCCCACTGCGGTTTATTGGATTGTTCGCTGCGTTTTGATATGTGCTTCTCACATCAGTGGTGTCAGCGGTTTCAAGCAGGa TCAAATCATGTCTTTTATGGAAGTTTCGGAGATACATGAGAACAGCGAAAGGCTTAGGAAGATCAATGCTTACTTGTTAGAACAACTCAAGAAGAGTAAATCAACCATCG AGGAAGGTATAATCGAAGAGGAGTATCAAGAACTCATTCAGACGTTCACTACTATCATTCACGTCGACGTTATTCCTCCTCTGCTTCGTCTTCTCAGACCCATTGATTTTCTTTACCACGGAGCTGGTGCTTCAAAGAGACGC GTCGGGATCAACGTGCTCACCCAAAAGCACGTGCTGCTTCTGGTATCAGACCTTGAGAATATCGAAAAAGAGCTCTACATCCTGGAATCGCTCTACACAGAAGCATGGCAGCAATCATTCGAGATTCTGTGGGTTCCGGTTCAAGATTTCTGGACAGAAGCTGACGATGCCAAGTTTGAGGCACTTCATATGAACATGAGGTGGTACGTTCTTGGAGAGCCTCGGAAATTAAGACGAGCCGCGATGAGGTTTGTGAGGGAATGGTGGGGGTTCAAGAACAGGCCTATACTCGTTGCACTTGATCCCAAAGGTCAAGTTATGTCCACCAACGCTTTTCCTATGGTCTGGATCTGGCAACCCTTTGCGCACCCTTTCACGACCGCAAGGGAACGTGATCTATGGAGCGAACAGGAGTGGAGTCTTGAGTTCTTGATTGATGGCACTGATCCTCATTCCTTAAACCAG CTTGTTGATGGAAAATACATATGTCTCTACGGAGGAGAAGATCTGCAATGGATCAAAAATTTCACGAGTCTCTGGCGTAATGTAGCAAGGGCCGCAAACATTCAACTCGAGATGGTTTATGTAGGGAAAAGAAACCCTAAGAATGGAATCCAGCCTATCATCAACACAATCAGGGATGAAAACCTTAGTCATACGTTGCCGGACTTGTTCCAGATCTGGTTTTTCTGGACTAGGATCGAGAGCATGTGGGAATCGAAGCAAAGGATGCTGAAAGCCCGTGGTACCAAGGGGAGAGAAGGGTTTAAAGATGGAttgaaagaagaggaaaaggacCTCGTTCTGCAAGAAGTCGTTGCAATGTTAGGTTatggaggagaaggagatggaTGGGGACTGGTGAGTAAAGCTTCAGACTTGATGGTTCGAGCCAAAGGGAACTTGTTTTCCAGGGGTTTGGCTGAGTACGACGAATGGGAAGTCAACATTCCCACAAAGGGTTTTTTACCAGCACTCAATGATCATCTCTTAATGCGTCTCCCACCACATCACTGTACAAGGTTCATGCTTCCTGAGACTGCTGGAATTATACCCAATGAGGTCGAGTGCACCGAGTGCCGTAGGACCATGGAAAAGTATTACTTGTACCAATGCTGCCTTGAGTGA
- the LOC104773382 gene encoding uncharacterized protein LOC104773382 translates to MDSLRINLQQSPIRSKSRIVRPRRISNMSNQTDETDPRPSSSAGKIQRLVLNNEGRTKLNADPDREFYSYPRFVNHVDDGFISSLTELYRNRLRPGSIVLDLMSSWVSHLPEEVKYEKVVGHGLNAQELARNPRLDYFFLKDLNEDQIFEFEDKYFDAVLCSVGVQYLQQPEKVFAQVYRVLKPGGVLIVSFSNRMFYEKAIRVWRDGTEYSRVQLVVQYFQSIEGFTQPEIIRQQQTPGSAQMSVLTRLMGFIGLASSPNPFNAVIAYRNFKPLYE, encoded by the exons atggattcTCTACGAATCAACCTCCAGCAATCTCCAATTCGATCGAAATCCAGAATCGTTCGACCAAGAAGAATCAGTAACATGTCGAACCAAACCGATGAAACCGATCCTCGACCATCATCCTCGGCCGGTAAGATCCAAAGGTTAGTACTCAACAACGAAGGTCGGACCAAACTTAACGCCGATCCTGACCGTGAATTCTATTCGTACCCACGGTTCGTGAACCACGTGGACGACGGGTTCATATCCTCCTTAACCGAACTATACAGAAACAGGTTGAGACCCGGTTCGATTGTACTGGACTTGATGAGCTCATGGGTCAGCCATCTTCCAGAAGAAGTCAAGTACGAGAAAGTTGTGGGGCATGGTCTTAACGCGCAGGAGCTTGCAAGAAACCCTAGACTCGATTACTTCTTCCTCAAGGATCTTAACGAAGATCAGATATTCGAGTTCGAAGACAAGTATTTCGACGCTGTTTTGTGTTCTGTCGGTGTTCAATATCTCCAACAACCCGAAAAG GTGTTTGCACAAGTGTATAGAGTGTTGAAACCGGGAGGTGTGTTGATAGTGAGTTTTAGCAACCGGATGTTTTATGAGAAAGCTATTAGGGTTTGGCGAGATGGAACCGAATACAGTCGGGTCCAATTGGTGGTTCAATATTTTCAGTCTATTGAAGGGTTCACTCAGCCAGAGATCATCAGGCAGCAACAAACTCCTGGATCAGCTCAGATGTCGGTTTTGACTCGGCTTATGGGTTTTATTGGTTTAGCTTCTAGTCCCAACCCTTTTAATGCTGTCATTGCTTATAGGAATTTCAAACCACTGTAtgagtaa
- the LOC104773383 gene encoding E3 ubiquitin-protein ligase RGLG1 isoform X1, translating to MGGGNSKEESPSPSSSSWAAHQSYTQSGAGSYNYPPPPTYNSPAPAPSPAPAPSFGHHFQQPYTYSQEGYPSQPYNNPPPPPQSADRKKFDRRYSKISDNYSSLAQVSEALGRAGLESSNLIVGIDFTKSNEWTGAKSFNKKNLHHLSNTPNPYEQAITIVGRTLAAFDEDNLIPCYGFGDASTHDQDVFSFYPEGRFCNGFEEVLARYREIVPQLKLAGPTSFAPIIEMAMTVVEQSSGQYHVLVIIADGQVTRSVDTEHGKLSPQEQKTVDAIVKASTLPLSIVLVGVGDGPWDMMQEFDDNIPARAFDNFQFVNFTEIMSKNKEQSRKETEFALSALMEIPPQYKATIELNLLGARNGSIPERIPLPPPVQSGSSFYNSRIASFEPSVPTYPINTGADDSQLCPICLSNPKNMAFGCGHQTCCECGPDLKVCPICRAPIQTRIKLY from the exons ATGGGAGGAGGGAATTCGAAAGAAGAGtcaccatcaccatcttcatcatcatggGCTGCTCATCAAAGTTACACTCAATCTGGCGCTGGTAGCTACAACTATCCTCCTCCACCCACTTATAATTCTCCCGCTCCTGCTCCTTCTCCTGCCCCTGCTCCCAGTTTTGGCCATCATTTTCAGCAGCCTTATACATATAGTCAAGAGGGGTATCCATCACAGCCTTATAataatcctcctcctcctccgcagAGTGCTGACAGGAAGAAATTTGATCGGAGGTATTCCAAAATATCCGATAATTACTCTTCTTTAGCTCAG GTGTCTGAGGCTCTAGGGCGTGCAGGTCTTGAATCTTCTAATCTAATCGTTGGTATTGATTTTACCAAGAGCAATGAATGGACAG GGGCTAAATCTTTCAATAAGAAAAACTTGCATCACTTAAGCAATACCCCCAATCCATACGAACAAGCCATCACTATCGTTGGCAGAACCTTAGCCGCCTTTGACGAGGATAACTTAATTCCTTGTTATGGTTTTGGAGACG CATCAACTCATGATCAAGACGTCTTTAGTTTCTATCCAGAGGGTAGATTCTGTAATGGATTTGAGGAAGTATTGGCTCGGTATAGAGAAATCGTGCCTCAGCTTAAGCTCGCAG GACCAACCTCTTTTGCCCCGATCATTGAAATGGCAATGACAGTGGTTGAGCAAAGTAGTGGCCAATATCATGTGTTGGTGATTATAGCTGATGGCCAG GTTACAAGAAGTGTCGATACTGAACACGGGAAGCTAAGTCCGCAAGAACAGAAGACAGTTGACGCAATTGTGAAAGCAAG TACGCTTCCTTTGTCAATAGTCTTAGTCGGGGTCGGGGACGGACCATGGGACATGATGCAGGAATTTGATGACAACATACCTGCCCGAGCCTTTGATAACTTTCAA TTTGTGAACTTCACAGAGATCATGTCAAAGAACAAAGAGCAGTCTCGGAAGGAGACAGAATTTGCGCTCTCTGCTCTCATGGAGATACCTCCACAGTACAAAGCTACCATAGAGCTTAACCTTTTAGG ggcAAGAAATGGGAGTATCCCAGAGAGAATCCCACTTCCGCCACCGGTGCAGAGTGGATCATCATTCTACAATTCCCGGATAGCGAGTTTTGAACCGAGTGTACCTACTTATCCAATTAACACTGGTGCAGACGATAGCCAG CTATGTCCGATATGTCTGAGCAACCCGAAAAACATGGCGTTTGGTTGTGGGCATCAGACTTGTTGTGAATGCGGACCAGATCTTAAAGTGTGTCCGATTTGTCGTGCGCCGATCCAGACCAGAATTAAGCTCTACTAA
- the LOC104773383 gene encoding E3 ubiquitin-protein ligase RGLG1 isoform X2, translating to MGGGNSKEESPSPSSSSWAAHQSYTQSGAGSYNYPPPPTYNSPAPAPSPAPAPSFGHHFQQPYTYSQEGYPSQPYNNPPPPPQSADRKKFDRRYSKISDNYSSLAQVSEALGRAGLESSNLIVGIDFTKSNEWTGAKSFNKKNLHHLSNTPNPYEQAITIVGRTLAAFDEDNLIPCYGFGDASTHDQDVFSFYPEGRFCNGFEEVLARYREIVPQLKLAGPTSFAPIIEMAMTVVEQSSGQYHVLVIIADGQVTRSVDTEHGKLSPQEQKTVDAIVKASTLPLSIVLVGVGDGPWDMMQEFDDNIPARAFDNFQFVNFTEIMSKNKEQSRKETEFALSALMEIPPQYKATIELNLLGARNGSIPERIPLPPPVQSGSSFYNSRIASFEPSVPTYPINTGADDSQLCPICLSNPKNMAFGCGHQTCCECGPDLKVCPICRAPIQTRIKLY from the exons ATGGGAGGAGGGAATTCGAAAGAAGAGtcaccatcaccatcttcatcatcatggGCTGCTCATCAAAGTTACACTCAATCTGGCGCTGGTAGCTACAACTATCCTCCTCCACCCACTTATAATTCTCCCGCTCCTGCTCCTTCTCCTGCCCCTGCTCCCAGTTTTGGCCATCATTTTCAGCAGCCTTATACATATAGTCAAGAGGGGTATCCATCACAGCCTTATAataatcctcctcctcctccgcagAGTGCTGACAGGAAGAAATTTGATCGGAGGTATTCCAAAATATCCGATAATTACTCTTCTTTAGCTCAG GTGTCTGAGGCTCTAGGGCGTGCAGGTCTTGAATCTTCTAATCTAATCGTTG GTATTGATTTTACCAAGAGCAATGAATGGACAG GGGCTAAATCTTTCAATAAGAAAAACTTGCATCACTTAAGCAATACCCCCAATCCATACGAACAAGCCATCACTATCGTTGGCAGAACCTTAGCCGCCTTTGACGAGGATAACTTAATTCCTTGTTATGGTTTTGGAGACG CATCAACTCATGATCAAGACGTCTTTAGTTTCTATCCAGAGGGTAGATTCTGTAATGGATTTGAGGAAGTATTGGCTCGGTATAGAGAAATCGTGCCTCAGCTTAAGCTCGCAG GACCAACCTCTTTTGCCCCGATCATTGAAATGGCAATGACAGTGGTTGAGCAAAGTAGTGGCCAATATCATGTGTTGGTGATTATAGCTGATGGCCAG GTTACAAGAAGTGTCGATACTGAACACGGGAAGCTAAGTCCGCAAGAACAGAAGACAGTTGACGCAATTGTGAAAGCAAG TACGCTTCCTTTGTCAATAGTCTTAGTCGGGGTCGGGGACGGACCATGGGACATGATGCAGGAATTTGATGACAACATACCTGCCCGAGCCTTTGATAACTTTCAA TTTGTGAACTTCACAGAGATCATGTCAAAGAACAAAGAGCAGTCTCGGAAGGAGACAGAATTTGCGCTCTCTGCTCTCATGGAGATACCTCCACAGTACAAAGCTACCATAGAGCTTAACCTTTTAGG ggcAAGAAATGGGAGTATCCCAGAGAGAATCCCACTTCCGCCACCGGTGCAGAGTGGATCATCATTCTACAATTCCCGGATAGCGAGTTTTGAACCGAGTGTACCTACTTATCCAATTAACACTGGTGCAGACGATAGCCAG CTATGTCCGATATGTCTGAGCAACCCGAAAAACATGGCGTTTGGTTGTGGGCATCAGACTTGTTGTGAATGCGGACCAGATCTTAAAGTGTGTCCGATTTGTCGTGCGCCGATCCAGACCAGAATTAAGCTCTACTAA